From a region of the Candidatus Gracilibacteria bacterium genome:
- a CDS encoding phosphodiester glycosidase family protein — MKKTILGLCVLIFPFSVSANTFQNIVVNGITFNNVVYDINDDDYKIHVAISDSETNIDDLAKQQNAITGINGIFFCPKDYTVCNGKSSTINERIVNGVDYSFYPDSGERGIFGWDKDGVPLLHQTNRINADSRADIFEGMGNFPILFANGISQLEHYHDVGLYDNKMKSAMKRHYICSNKDKTQITFGSTSAASLNDLTPALYELGCWDAINLDAGNSSQFLYNGRRLEYSGRNILDGFVVERVGLNVSNEEMKIDKIMKILAPAFKKASLSNANIRIDAVLGAIKTARSKIYEENSIDTYDNNGNNIGYTIDIKSLKTHTRVYLLNRLERELQIFQKDLNS, encoded by the coding sequence ATGAAAAAAACAATACTGTGACTTTGTGTTCTTATATTTCCATTTTCTGTTTCAGCAAATACGTTTCAAAATATTGTAGTGAACTGAATCACATTTAACAATGTTGTATACGATATTAACGATGATGATTACAAAATACATGTTGCTATATCAGATTCTGAAACAAATATAGATGATTTAGCAAAACAACAAAATGCTATCACTTGAATTAATGGTATATTCTTTTGTCCAAAGGACTATACAGTATGTAATTGAAAAAGCTCTACTATCAATGAACGAATAGTTAACTGAGTAGATTATAGCTTCTACCCTGACTCTTGAGAACGGTGAATATTTTGATGGGATAAAGATTGAGTTCCTTTGCTTCACCAAACAAATAGAATAAATGCTGATTCTCGTGCAGATATTTTTGAAGGAATGTGAAATTTCCCTATTCTGTTTGCAAATGGTATTAGTCAATTAGAGCATTATCATGACGTTTGACTCTACGATAACAAGATGAAAAGTGCAATGAAAAGACACTATATTTGTTCAAACAAAGATAAAACACAAATAACTTTTGGGAGTACCTCGGCAGCTTCGCTAAACGATCTGACTCCTGCCCTTTACGAATTAGGATGCTGGGATGCTATAAACTTAGACGCGTGAAATTCAAGTCAATTTCTTTATAACGGGAGACGTTTAGAATATTCATGAAGAAATATTCTTGATGGCTTTGTTGTTGAAAGAGTATGACTCAATGTATCTAATGAAGAAATGAAGATTGATAAAATAATGAAAATTTTAGCTCCAGCTTTTAAAAAGGCATCTCTGAGCAATGCAAACATTCGTATTGATGCAGTGCTTTGAGCTATTAAAACAGCTCGATCTAAAATTTATGAGGAAAATTCTATTGATACCTATGATAACAATTGAAATAATATAGGTTATACCATTGATATAAAATCACTTAAAACCCATACTCGAGTTTATTTACTTAATAGACTTGAACGAGAACTACAAATATTTCAAAAAGATCTCAATTCTTAA
- a CDS encoding tRNA-binding protein — translation MNTISWKDFEGLDMRVGTIIEVQDFPEINKPSYKVWVDFGKEIGIKKTSAQITQLYSKGELIGKQIIGVINLGPKQIGNFMSEFLITGVQTEHGVVLTTVDSNVLNGIKLS, via the coding sequence ATGAATACTATTTCTTGGAAAGATTTTGAAGGTTTAGATATGAGAGTTTGAACAATAATAGAGGTTCAAGATTTTCCTGAAATTAATAAACCCAGTTATAAAGTATGGGTAGATTTTGGAAAAGAAATTGGTATAAAAAAAACTTCAGCACAAATAACTCAACTCTATAGTAAATGAGAACTAATATGAAAACAGATTATTTGAGTGATAAACTTATGACCGAAACAAATAGGGAATTTTATGAGTGAGTTTCTTATTACTTGAGTGCAAACTGAACATTGAGTTGTACTAACAACTGTAGATAGTAATGTTCTAAATGGGATAAAACTTTCTTAG
- the murD gene encoding UDP-N-acetylmuramoyl-L-alanine--D-glutamate ligase encodes MKIDDLKNKKIAILGFGKEGRSSLSFLQSLGISDITILDKEISEGIEKISGINYISGNRYLSDLSKYDYIIKSPGISPFHKKIAEVKHKLISQTQIFSENYTGKIIGITGTKGKSTVATLLYTMLKAAGYDTVLVGNIGAPVLDEIDLLSHEVHDFVVYEMSSYMLQDFIPNLYIGYFNNVYPCHLDWHTSLEIYKNAKKNIVKGATISVIQEEFKEEFSEINKKNIIYFDGDQKYKYIEAGFYIGNELVFGTDEIGLKGEHNKKNILGVITILDVILQDSKNISKLLHDILPKFKGLPHRIEIIGEYEGIIFVDDAIATTPESTIAAIKSFDGPIQTLFLGGEDSGFDFKTIRETILRSNIQNIIGFPDTSEKIFPEILHRDYEVPFEMEIDGMILQFLKTRSMKSGVDFAYKTTFPGRVALLSCAAPSFSLWKNYIEKANEFRKEVVSY; translated from the coding sequence ATGAAAATAGATGACCTAAAAAATAAAAAGATTGCTATACTTTGATTTTGAAAAGAGGGAAGAAGTAGTCTTTCTTTTTTGCAGAGTTTATGAATAAGTGATATTACTATTCTGGATAAAGAAATTTCTGAATGAATAGAAAAGATTTCTGGTATTAATTATATTTCATGAAATAGATACCTGAGTGATCTTTCAAAATATGATTATATAATAAAGTCACCTGGAATTAGTCCCTTTCATAAAAAGATAGCTGAAGTAAAACATAAACTCATATCACAAACACAAATATTTTCAGAAAATTATACTGGTAAAATAATCTGAATCACAGGAACAAAGGGGAAATCTACTGTTGCGACACTTCTGTATACAATGCTAAAAGCTGCTTGATATGACACTGTTTTAGTTTGAAATATATGAGCTCCAGTACTTGATGAAATTGATTTATTATCTCATGAAGTTCATGATTTTGTTGTGTATGAAATGTCGAGTTATATGTTACAAGATTTCATTCCTAATCTGTATATCTGATATTTCAACAATGTCTATCCGTGTCATTTAGACTGGCATACAAGTTTAGAAATATATAAAAACGCTAAAAAGAATATAGTAAAGTGAGCTACAATAAGTGTGATTCAAGAGGAGTTCAAAGAAGAGTTTTCAGAAATAAATAAAAAAAATATTATTTATTTTGATGGTGACCAAAAGTATAAATACATTGAGGCAGGATTTTATATTTGAAATGAGCTAGTTTTTTGAACAGATGAAATATGACTTAAGTGAGAACACAACAAAAAAAATATTTTGGGAGTTATTACTATTCTTGATGTTATTTTACAAGACTCAAAAAATATTTCAAAACTTCTGCATGATATATTACCAAAGTTTAAGGGACTTCCTCACCGAATAGAAATTATAGGTGAATACGAATGAATAATATTTGTAGACGATGCAATAGCAACTACTCCAGAAAGCACCATAGCAGCGATAAAAAGCTTTGATTGACCAATTCAGACACTCTTTTTAGGTTGAGAAGATAGTTGATTTGATTTTAAAACAATTCGAGAAACTATACTTAGAAGTAATATTCAAAATATTATTGGATTTCCTGATACTTCAGAAAAAATATTTCCTGAAATACTTCATAGAGACTATGAAGTGCCATTTGAAATGGAAATAGATGGAATGATTCTCCAATTTTTAAAAACCAGAAGCATGAAATCGTGAGTTGATTTTGCTTATAAAACAACCTTTCCTGGAAGAGTAGCCTTGTTATCTTGTGCTGCTCCAAGTTTTTCTCTTTGGAAAAATTATATCGAAAAGGCGAATGAATTTAGAAAAGAAGTCGTTTCTTATTAA